A portion of the Nitratidesulfovibrio termitidis HI1 genome contains these proteins:
- a CDS encoding sensor domain-containing protein: MLREPSGVHTVSGAAESHADPENSAMAETRVNPDAPRRSVLPDASQADQAHQAPLPSRSPLPPAIGVADDGLFAGLPDLAAILGTPASCPEQEEPGASPALGPSAATSTTATTAATAPTTQDSPSGAELASCAPDQPSSGRFWPHGDLAAQFGAAGIGVCVFDPAGQLLYMNGRMADLLGCGPEGIPSLFCARMVGLEGTADVLALFLRVASGQDEGGSVRKRFLRGDGGTMLASVTLYAVHDALGLPLHVVHLVRPLERPTRADRSERGGDRPEVLARRRFDDVPFPVGWSATDGAQTPGTARPDRYRAALHLIAHATLHEADPDSLGAAFTRIFRSLLPGEPPELVVYPGDGSRTVYSSAEAAGCRDAAPPCDLAARVYLRGETVRVDADELRELAELGECLLPDPVPAHWLGVPLRTRTGEVLGAIVGQVAGEEDAERVGPGAQLDQAERSGQAERAGRSEPVGTQPLPRPVPARARPGFSAEDRRLLELVSGHVADALAARRDLGRRALDEVRYRASFRDAVAGMALLDAGGRLLAVNRAFEAAFGYPDGVLAGTELRDLLPPDVAGQALREFGGLWLSVSAIRAAAGMGEAAGTMVETSWPFLRADGEKRWMQQSLRILPGEAGHPPCALLQVTPLEGGNGRAGRDPATRDEERMTQTAFHDVLTGLPNRVLLLDRVESALKRARRHDHYRFAVLFLDIDRFKVVNESLGHRAGDELLRLFSDRVLPCLREVDTLARCGGDEFAVLLDDVEDTAEVGTIVERIQDALRTPFPVHDTEVYMAASIGVVVRARQYASAEDILRDADLAMFRAKESGKGRYELFDEEVVPAAPDKLRRENELRRAMERGEIELYFQPVVSLRTARITGLEALVRWNHPDIGLLTPSEFIPLAEESGLIYHLDRHVLELGCASVRALRERAGPAAEFALNLNISARSFRRWNMVESYSAVILESGCNPLDIRLEITESLLLTGVDAVTDKLWKFKELGVSLVLDDFGTGYSSLNYLRQFPMDMIKIDKSFTSRVHEEKAAYGIVQSIVSLGRGLGLGVVAEGIERPEQAEVLLELGCLYGQGFLYSRPLPFERTVKVLERHCPLPLSAG; this comes from the coding sequence GTGTTGCGCGAACCTTCCGGTGTACACACCGTGTCCGGCGCCGCCGAATCGCATGCCGATCCGGAGAATTCCGCCATGGCCGAGACCAGGGTGAACCCAGACGCGCCCCGGCGTTCTGTTCTGCCGGATGCGTCCCAGGCGGATCAGGCGCATCAGGCCCCCCTGCCGTCACGGTCGCCGCTGCCGCCCGCCATTGGCGTTGCGGACGACGGCCTGTTCGCCGGGCTGCCGGACCTGGCCGCCATTCTGGGCACGCCAGCATCGTGCCCAGAGCAGGAAGAGCCGGGAGCATCGCCAGCACTCGGGCCCTCAGCCGCGACTTCCACCACGGCCACCACGGCCGCCACCGCCCCCACCACGCAGGATTCCCCGTCCGGCGCAGAACTGGCATCGTGCGCACCTGACCAGCCCTCCTCCGGCAGATTTTGGCCCCATGGTGATCTTGCCGCGCAGTTCGGCGCGGCAGGCATCGGCGTGTGCGTGTTCGACCCGGCGGGCCAGTTGCTGTACATGAATGGCCGCATGGCCGACCTGCTGGGCTGCGGGCCGGAAGGCATTCCCTCGCTGTTCTGCGCCCGCATGGTGGGGCTGGAAGGCACTGCCGACGTGCTGGCCCTGTTCCTGCGCGTGGCCTCCGGCCAGGACGAAGGCGGCAGCGTGCGCAAGCGTTTCTTGCGCGGCGACGGCGGCACCATGCTGGCCTCGGTCACCCTGTATGCGGTGCATGACGCCCTGGGCCTGCCGCTGCACGTGGTGCACCTGGTGCGCCCGTTGGAACGCCCAACCCGCGCGGATCGTTCCGAAAGGGGCGGCGACCGGCCCGAGGTACTGGCCCGGCGCCGCTTCGACGACGTGCCCTTTCCCGTGGGCTGGTCCGCCACCGACGGCGCGCAGACGCCTGGCACCGCACGGCCCGACCGCTACCGCGCCGCCTTGCATCTCATCGCCCACGCCACCCTGCACGAGGCCGATCCCGACAGCCTGGGCGCGGCCTTCACGCGCATCTTCCGTTCGCTGCTGCCGGGCGAGCCGCCGGAACTGGTGGTCTACCCTGGCGACGGCAGCCGCACCGTGTATTCGTCCGCCGAGGCGGCAGGGTGCAGGGATGCCGCACCCCCCTGCGACCTTGCGGCGCGGGTGTACCTGCGCGGCGAGACCGTGCGTGTGGACGCCGACGAACTGCGCGAACTGGCCGAACTTGGCGAATGCCTGCTGCCCGATCCCGTGCCCGCCCACTGGCTGGGCGTGCCGTTGCGCACCCGCACCGGCGAGGTGCTGGGGGCCATCGTGGGCCAGGTGGCGGGCGAGGAAGATGCCGAGCGGGTCGGACCCGGTGCGCAGCTTGATCAGGCAGAACGGTCCGGTCAGGCAGAGCGGGCCGGACGCAGCGAACCGGTGGGCACGCAGCCCTTGCCGCGTCCCGTGCCCGCGCGGGCCAGGCCGGGTTTTTCGGCGGAGGACCGCCGCCTGCTGGAACTGGTGTCCGGCCACGTGGCCGATGCGCTGGCCGCGCGGCGCGACCTGGGCCGCCGCGCGCTGGACGAAGTGCGTTACCGTGCCTCGTTCAGGGACGCCGTGGCGGGCATGGCCCTGCTGGATGCCGGGGGCAGGCTGCTGGCGGTCAACCGGGCCTTCGAGGCCGCCTTTGGCTATCCCGACGGCGTGCTGGCAGGCACGGAACTGCGCGACCTGCTGCCCCCGGACGTGGCCGGACAGGCCCTGCGCGAGTTCGGCGGGCTGTGGCTTTCGGTGTCGGCCATCCGCGCGGCGGCGGGCATGGGCGAGGCCGCCGGAACCATGGTGGAGACCTCGTGGCCGTTCCTGCGGGCCGACGGTGAAAAGCGCTGGATGCAGCAGAGCCTGCGCATCCTGCCCGGCGAGGCGGGCCACCCCCCGTGCGCGTTGTTGCAGGTCACCCCGCTGGAGGGCGGCAATGGCCGCGCCGGGCGCGACCCGGCCACCCGCGACGAGGAGCGCATGACCCAGACCGCCTTCCACGACGTGCTCACCGGCCTGCCCAACCGGGTGCTGCTGCTGGACCGCGTGGAAAGCGCCCTCAAGCGTGCCCGGCGGCATGATCATTACCGCTTTGCCGTGCTGTTCCTGGACATCGACCGCTTCAAGGTGGTCAACGAAAGCCTGGGCCATCGCGCGGGCGACGAACTGCTGCGCCTGTTCTCGGACCGGGTGCTGCCCTGCCTGCGCGAGGTGGACACCCTGGCCCGCTGCGGCGGCGACGAATTCGCCGTGCTGCTGGACGACGTGGAGGACACCGCCGAGGTGGGCACCATCGTCGAGCGCATCCAGGACGCCCTGCGCACGCCGTTTCCGGTGCACGACACCGAGGTGTACATGGCCGCCAGCATCGGCGTGGTGGTGCGCGCCCGGCAGTACGCATCCGCAGAGGACATCCTGCGCGACGCGGACCTTGCCATGTTCCGCGCCAAGGAATCGGGCAAGGGCCGTTATGAACTGTTCGACGAAGAGGTGGTCCCCGCCGCCCCGGACAAGCTGCGCCGCGAAAACGAACTGCGCCGGGCCATGGAACGCGGCGAGATAGAACTGTATTTCCAGCCTGTTGTTTCGCTGCGCACCGCGCGCATCACCGGGCTGGAGGCGCTGGTACGCTGGAACCACCCGGATATTGGCCTGCTGACGCCGTCGGAGTTCATCCCCCTGGCCGAGGAATCGGGGCTGATCTACCACCTGGACCGGCACGTGCTGGAACTGGGGTGCGCCTCCGTGCGCGCCCTGCGCGAGCGGGCCGGACCCGCGGCGGAATTCGCCCTGAACCTGAACATTTCCGCCCGCAGCTTCCGCCGCTGGAACATGGTGGAAAGCTATTCCGCCGTGATCCTGGAATCTGGCTGCAACCCGCTGGACATACGGCTGGAAATCACCGAAAGCCTGCTGCTGACCGGCGTGGACGCCGTCACCGACAAATTGTGGAAGTTCAAGGAACTGGGCGTCTCGCTGGTGCTCGACGACTTCGGCACGGGCTATTCCTCGCTGAACTACCTGCGCCAGTTCCCCATGGACATGATCAAGATCGACAAGTCGTTCACCAGTCGCGTGCACGAGGAAAAGGCCGCCTACGGCATCGTGCAGTCCATCGTCAGCCTGGGCCGGGGCCTCGGCCTCGGCGTGGTGGCCGAAGGCATCGAACGGCCCGAACAGGCCGAAGTGCTGCTGGAACTGGGCTGCCTGTACGGCCAGGGCTTCCTGTACTCCCGCCCGCTGCCCTTCGAACGCACCGTCAAGGTGCTGGAACGCCACTGCCCCCTGCCGCTGTCGGCGGGGTAG
- the lon gene encoding endopeptidase La, translating into MTDDIYDDGTPDESGPTTGKPNKQQDSASATPAPDAASGTPPDAKPDATPAPTNGVTVIDVQPDDQDAPAVVAQGKAEQGETVRGKATGREAAVSTPSRAGDDARAHDFDGLDDAESGNPDATESPDAPDGPELPVLPDELPVLPVRDVVVFNYMILPLFVGREKSVQAVDAALNGSRYLMICTQRDESVDDPAPEDLHPTGTVVMIMRMLKMPDNRLKVLVQGISRARVESFGVGDGYLTARVETLPEPELGPPTVEQEAMMRAAREQSEKILSLRGIATSDIMAVLNSVDDPGRLADLIAANLRMKVADAQAILECTDPDARLRLVNEQLVKEVEVASMQAKIQSMAREGMDKAQKDYFLREQMKAIRRELGESGNEDEELEDLTRALERSGLPRDVRKEADKQLRRLASMHPDSSEATVVRTYLEWLAELPWAKLSRDRLDINKAKVILDEDHLGLAKVKDRILEYLSVRKLNPKSKGPILCFAGPPGVGKTSLGRSIARAMGRKFQRISLGGMRDEAEIRGHRRTYIGAMPGRIVQSLKQLGTRNPVLMLDEIDKIGSDFRGDPSSALLEVLDPEQNFSFSDHYLNVPFDLSKVMFICTANQLDTIPPPLRDRMEVISIPGYTMQEKLAIARRYLLPRQARENGLSPREVTVPDALIERIITGYTREAGLRNLEREIGSLCRKVARRKAEGEKGPFRVTPRMLEKLLGAPRFIDEEKEAELLPGVALGLAWTPYGGEVLHVEVTPMKGKGGVTMTGQLGDVMKESAQAAISYARSRAERLGIEPDFSEKLDLHIHVPAGATPKDGPSAGVTMVTALLSAITGKPVRSDLCMTGEITLRGRVLPVGGIKEKILAGVARGMQHVIIPRQNVKDLEDIPADLLHRIQVHPVAHIDDLLPLAFPKSE; encoded by the coding sequence ATGACCGACGACATATACGACGACGGCACCCCCGACGAATCCGGCCCCACTACCGGCAAGCCCAACAAGCAGCAGGATTCCGCGTCGGCCACTCCTGCGCCCGACGCCGCGTCCGGCACGCCTCCCGACGCCAAGCCCGATGCAACGCCTGCCCCCACCAACGGCGTCACCGTCATCGACGTCCAGCCCGACGATCAGGATGCCCCAGCCGTGGTCGCACAGGGCAAGGCTGAACAGGGCGAGACGGTACGGGGCAAGGCCACAGGCAGGGAGGCCGCCGTGTCCACGCCGTCCCGCGCCGGTGACGATGCCCGCGCGCATGACTTCGACGGTCTGGACGACGCCGAGAGCGGCAATCCGGACGCCACCGAATCTCCGGATGCCCCCGACGGACCGGAACTGCCCGTACTGCCCGACGAGTTGCCCGTGCTGCCCGTACGCGACGTGGTGGTGTTCAACTACATGATCCTGCCCCTGTTCGTGGGCCGCGAAAAGTCGGTGCAGGCCGTGGACGCCGCCCTCAACGGCAGCCGCTACCTGATGATCTGCACCCAGCGCGACGAATCGGTGGACGACCCCGCGCCGGAAGACCTGCACCCCACCGGCACGGTGGTGATGATCATGCGCATGCTGAAGATGCCCGACAACCGGCTGAAGGTGCTGGTGCAGGGCATCAGCCGCGCCCGTGTGGAATCCTTCGGCGTGGGCGACGGCTATCTTACCGCCCGCGTGGAAACCCTGCCCGAGCCGGAACTGGGCCCGCCCACCGTGGAGCAGGAAGCCATGATGCGCGCCGCCCGCGAGCAGAGCGAAAAGATCCTCTCGCTGCGCGGCATCGCCACCTCGGACATCATGGCCGTGCTCAATTCCGTGGATGATCCGGGCCGCCTTGCCGACCTCATCGCCGCCAACCTGCGCATGAAGGTTGCCGACGCGCAGGCCATCCTGGAATGCACCGACCCTGACGCCCGGCTGCGCCTGGTCAACGAGCAACTGGTCAAGGAAGTGGAAGTGGCGTCCATGCAGGCCAAGATCCAGAGCATGGCGCGAGAGGGCATGGACAAGGCCCAGAAGGACTACTTCCTGCGCGAGCAGATGAAGGCCATCCGCCGCGAACTGGGTGAATCTGGCAACGAGGACGAGGAACTGGAAGACCTCACCCGCGCCCTGGAGCGCTCCGGGTTGCCGCGTGACGTCCGCAAGGAAGCGGACAAGCAGTTGCGCCGTCTGGCCTCCATGCACCCCGATTCTTCCGAGGCCACCGTGGTGCGCACCTATCTGGAATGGCTTGCGGAACTGCCGTGGGCCAAACTTTCGCGCGACCGGCTGGACATCAACAAGGCCAAGGTGATTCTGGACGAGGACCACCTGGGCCTTGCCAAGGTCAAGGACCGCATTCTTGAATACCTCAGCGTGCGCAAGCTGAACCCCAAGTCCAAGGGGCCCATCCTGTGCTTTGCCGGGCCTCCCGGCGTGGGCAAGACCTCGCTGGGCCGGTCCATCGCCCGCGCCATGGGCCGCAAGTTCCAGCGCATCTCACTGGGCGGCATGCGCGACGAGGCGGAAATACGCGGCCACCGGCGCACCTACATCGGGGCCATGCCGGGACGCATCGTGCAGAGCCTGAAGCAACTGGGCACGCGCAACCCCGTGCTGATGCTGGATGAAATCGACAAGATCGGCTCCGATTTCCGGGGCGATCCGTCATCCGCACTGCTGGAGGTGCTGGACCCGGAGCAGAACTTCTCGTTCAGCGATCATTACCTGAACGTGCCCTTCGACCTGTCCAAGGTCATGTTCATCTGCACCGCCAACCAGCTGGACACCATTCCCCCGCCCCTGCGTGACCGCATGGAGGTCATCTCCATTCCCGGCTACACCATGCAGGAAAAGCTGGCCATCGCCCGCCGCTACCTGCTGCCGCGCCAGGCCAGGGAAAACGGCCTGTCCCCGCGCGAGGTGACCGTGCCCGACGCGCTCATCGAGCGCATCATCACCGGCTACACCCGCGAGGCCGGGTTGCGGAACCTGGAGCGTGAAATCGGCTCGCTGTGCCGCAAGGTGGCCCGCCGCAAGGCCGAGGGCGAAAAAGGTCCCTTCCGGGTCACCCCCCGCATGCTGGAAAAGCTGCTGGGCGCGCCCCGCTTCATCGATGAGGAAAAGGAAGCCGAACTGCTGCCCGGCGTGGCCCTGGGCCTGGCCTGGACCCCCTACGGAGGCGAGGTGCTGCACGTGGAAGTCACCCCCATGAAGGGCAAGGGCGGCGTGACCATGACCGGCCAGCTCGGCGACGTGATGAAGGAAAGCGCGCAGGCCGCCATTTCCTATGCGCGCAGCCGCGCCGAACGGCTGGGCATCGAACCCGACTTCTCGGAAAAGCTGGACCTGCACATCCACGTGCCCGCAGGCGCCACCCCCAAGGATGGCCCCTCCGCCGGGGTGACCATGGTCACCGCGCTGCTTTCCGCCATCACCGGCAAGCCCGTGCGCAGCGACCTGTGCATGACCGGCGAGATCACCCTGCGTGGCCGCGTGCTGCCCGTGGGTGGCATCAAGGAAAAGATACTGGCCGGGGTGGCGCGCGGCATGCAGCACGTCATCATCCCCCGCCAGAACGTCAAGGACCTGGAAGACATCCCCGCAGACCTGCTGCACCGCATCCAGGTCCACCCCGTGGCCCACATCGACGACCTGCTGCCGCTGGCGTTTCCGAAAAGCGAATAA
- a CDS encoding acylphosphatase translates to MTRSRFRVTGRVQGVGFRSWTGRTARALGLAGWVRNLPDGSVELEAQGSDERMDALREALWKGPMFAKVTEVEEQALNEIIVNAQPSDAPDTHNGQDAPRHDFHIRS, encoded by the coding sequence ATGACTCGCAGCCGATTCAGGGTCACCGGCCGGGTGCAGGGAGTGGGATTTCGCTCGTGGACCGGGCGCACCGCCCGCGCCCTGGGACTGGCCGGGTGGGTGCGCAACCTGCCCGACGGCAGTGTGGAACTGGAGGCCCAAGGGTCGGACGAGCGCATGGACGCCCTGCGCGAGGCCCTGTGGAAAGGCCCCATGTTCGCCAAGGTTACCGAGGTGGAAGAACAAGCCCTGAACGAGATCATAGTGAACGCGCAACCTTCCGATGCGCCGGACACGCACAACGGGCAGGACGCCCCCCGGCACGATTTTCATATCCGATCCTGA
- the radC gene encoding RadC family protein — protein MTTGPHYHGHRERVRARLRNDPAALPDYEVLELLLGHVLLRRDTKPLAKELLQRFGSLRGVLDARPSELLGVKGFGPAMLDFWALLREVMARYVETPAREREVLGSPQAVAEMARMRLAASPHEEVWVALLDTQNRLMAWERASRGTVNASAVYPREILELALRHKAASIILVHNHPGGNPSPSAGDIEITRQLELSAKAIGMRLLDHVIVTDDACYSLKDDGLI, from the coding sequence ATGACCACTGGTCCCCACTACCACGGCCACCGCGAGCGGGTGCGGGCCAGGCTGCGCAACGACCCCGCCGCCCTGCCCGACTATGAGGTGCTGGAACTGCTGTTGGGCCACGTGCTGCTGCGCCGCGACACCAAGCCCCTGGCCAAGGAACTGCTGCAACGCTTCGGCAGCCTGCGCGGCGTGCTGGACGCCCGCCCCTCGGAACTGCTGGGGGTGAAGGGCTTTGGCCCGGCCATGCTGGATTTCTGGGCCCTGCTGCGCGAGGTGATGGCCCGCTACGTGGAAACCCCGGCCCGCGAGCGCGAAGTGCTGGGCAGCCCGCAGGCGGTGGCGGAAATGGCCCGGATGCGCCTTGCCGCCTCTCCCCACGAAGAGGTCTGGGTGGCCCTGCTGGACACCCAGAACCGCCTGATGGCGTGGGAGCGTGCCTCGCGCGGCACGGTGAACGCATCCGCCGTGTACCCGCGCGAAATCCTGGAACTGGCCCTGCGGCACAAGGCGGCATCGATCATCCTGGTGCACAACCACCCCGGCGGCAACCCGTCGCCGTCGGCGGGAGACATCGAAATCACCCGGCAACTGGAACTTTCGGCCAAGGCCATCGGCATGCGCCTGCTGGACCACGTCATCGTCACCGACGACGCCTGTTACAGCCTCAAGGACGACGGCCTGATCTGA
- a CDS encoding DNA polymerase III subunit delta, with translation MTRPGFTICICPDARLTRDRIDALLAAHPPAAGNDSATSAGLGGLVPSASATWDRQAFWGDEPLPPAFWEHLTLQGLFATPHALVVRNAQNLPAETWKRISAALAKPNPLAWPFLCLEVPFDKGQPKVPAHIARLRCLDFAEKQKWIWRSPGLDERGVATFVRQHAASRAIRFAPGALEAVCAALPPDATAIATELEKLSLAAGDGEVTAAMAALVDHAADIDIFAFMRALQAGNAPMTVWRQVLRDRLGGDSMLFPFLGMLLRETRILWQLLAGEPVRLPPSVLPPKQQLARQLGHAGLARIWDLALEAELGIKSGERSPEQAMEVLVAGLFTLFARSRRAATGTGQSGGGHAGAGQAGRPRPPAYAPGGQRN, from the coding sequence ATGACCCGACCCGGCTTCACCATCTGCATCTGCCCCGACGCCCGCCTGACCCGCGACCGCATCGACGCGCTGCTGGCCGCGCATCCGCCTGCGGCTGGTAACGATTCCGCGACGTCCGCCGGATTGGGGGGGCTGGTTCCCTCCGCGTCCGCGACCTGGGACCGCCAGGCCTTCTGGGGCGACGAGCCACTGCCCCCCGCCTTCTGGGAGCACCTGACGCTTCAGGGGCTGTTCGCCACGCCGCACGCCCTGGTGGTGCGCAACGCCCAGAACCTGCCTGCGGAAACGTGGAAACGCATCTCTGCCGCGCTGGCCAAGCCCAATCCGCTGGCGTGGCCGTTCCTGTGCCTGGAGGTCCCCTTCGACAAGGGCCAGCCCAAGGTGCCCGCCCACATTGCCAGGCTGCGCTGTCTGGACTTTGCGGAAAAACAGAAGTGGATATGGCGCTCGCCCGGCCTGGACGAGCGCGGCGTGGCCACCTTCGTGCGCCAGCATGCCGCATCGCGCGCCATCCGTTTTGCCCCCGGTGCGCTGGAGGCTGTCTGCGCCGCCCTGCCGCCGGACGCCACCGCCATCGCCACCGAACTGGAAAAGCTCTCGCTTGCCGCGGGCGACGGGGAGGTTACCGCCGCCATGGCCGCGCTGGTGGACCACGCGGCGGACATCGACATCTTTGCCTTCATGCGCGCGCTGCAAGCGGGCAACGCCCCCATGACCGTATGGCGTCAGGTGCTGCGCGACCGCCTGGGCGGCGATTCCATGCTGTTTCCCTTTCTGGGCATGCTGCTGCGCGAAACGCGTATCCTGTGGCAGTTGCTGGCGGGCGAACCGGTGCGCCTGCCCCCCTCGGTATTGCCGCCCAAGCAGCAACTGGCCCGGCAGTTGGGGCACGCCGGGCTGGCCCGGATATGGGATCTGGCGCTGGAGGCGGAACTGGGCATCAAGAGCGGCGAACGCTCGCCCGAGCAGGCCATGGAAGTGCTGGTGGCCGGGCTGTTCACCCTGTTCGCTCGCAGCCGCCGTGCCGCCACCGGTACCGGCCAGTCCGGCGGCGGGCATGCTGGAGCAGGTCAGGCTGGCAGGCCCCGTCCCCCGGCATACGCGCCGGGCGGGCAGAGGAACTGA
- the lptE gene encoding LPS assembly lipoprotein LptE — protein MAAASLRNLGPNVGRNGGFLSRMTRRMLCVLPVVALLAALTALSALSGCAGYNLTSEETGIFGDGHKTLKIKSVDNPTMYSWLPYLLRSALRDEVAARSLAVWKDDGRADYEIKLRVHYFRLRGDVRDSDDRTQLYTASMAAEATVYDGATNAVVWSSGLVGYYDSYDTYNERDAAEKVGIELVRRLVDRMRQRF, from the coding sequence ATGGCCGCCGCGTCCCTCAGGAACCTTGGCCCCAATGTGGGCCGCAACGGCGGATTCCTGTCCCGCATGACGCGGCGCATGCTGTGCGTGCTCCCGGTCGTGGCCCTGCTGGCCGCCCTGACAGCCCTGTCTGCACTGTCCGGCTGCGCGGGGTACAACCTGACCAGCGAGGAAACCGGCATTTTCGGCGACGGGCACAAGACGCTCAAGATCAAGAGCGTGGACAACCCCACCATGTACTCGTGGCTGCCGTACCTGCTGCGTTCCGCCCTGCGCGACGAGGTGGCCGCGCGCAGCCTAGCGGTATGGAAGGACGACGGCCGCGCCGACTACGAGATCAAGCTGCGGGTGCACTACTTCCGCCTGCGCGGCGACGTGCGCGACTCCGACGACAGGACGCAGTTGTACACCGCCTCCATGGCCGCCGAGGCCACGGTGTACGACGGCGCCACCAACGCCGTGGTCTGGAGTTCGGGACTCGTCGGTTATTACGACTCGTACGACACCTACAACGAGCGCGACGCCGCCGAAAAGGTGGGCATCGAACTGGTGCGGCGGCTGGTGGACAGGATGCGCCAGCGCTTCTAG